In Zingiber officinale cultivar Zhangliang chromosome 8B, Zo_v1.1, whole genome shotgun sequence, a single genomic region encodes these proteins:
- the LOC122013737 gene encoding tryptophan N-monooxygenase CYP79A68-like — protein MFFILTLSIRPQPHGTATTTGLLGAAVALLLAACLFSILRKRDKRLPPGPTPWPLVGSLIPLLRHRPHFRWVMAEADGKDITCIRLGSAHVVVVNSPELACEFLKRHDANFASRPLTVATKHSSRNFLSVIFSPLGPQWKKMRRVIASEVLSSARLRWLAAARAEEADHLTRYLRNLCLAGSVVDIRLAMRYYSGNVIRRMIFGVRHFGAGGPHQGPGEEEVEHVEAAFSMLSVLYAFCPSDFVPWLRCLDMEGHERIAEQAASTVCKYHDPIIDERIEKWRSGEKKEVEDLLDVMIYLTNDSGKPMLSAEEIKAQCAEFIYASVDNVSNTAEWLLAHLLEQPDIIRKAIEELDKVIGKERLVVESDFAQLPYVKACVREALRLHPVSPFNPPHVAIDDAVVSNYFIPKRSMVLLGRAALGRNPKVWDDPTRFNPRRHLMDGHQEVELAEPGLRMISFTTGRRQCMGALLGTTMTYMLIGRVLQAFEWSLPVGETSIDLSEERMSLFKAKPLMASAKIRLPDLLENL, from the exons ATGTTTTTCATCTTGACCTTATCTATCAGGCCTCAGCCACACGGCACCGCCACCACCACCGGACTCCTTGGCGCTGCCGTTGCCCTCCTCTTGGCAGCCTGCCTCTTCTCGATTCTCCGGAAACGAGACAAACGGCTTCCCCCAGGCCCGACCCCGTGGCCCCTCGTGGGCAGCCTCATCCCGTTGCTTCGGCACCGGCCTCACTTTCGGTGGGTCATGGCCGAGGCGGACGGCAAGGACATCACTTGTATACGCCTGGGGAGCGCCCACGTCGTCGTCGTGAACTCGCCGGAGCTGGCGTGCGAGTTTCTCAAGAGGCACGACGCCAACTTCGCATCGCGGCCGCTCACTGTGGCCACCAAGCACTCCAGCCGCAACTTCCTCTCGGTGATCTTCAGCCCGCTGGGTCCGCAGTGGAAGAAGATGCGGCGCGTGATCGCGTCCGAGGTGCTGAGCAGCGCGAGGCTGCGCTGGCTGGCGGCGGCGCGGGCCGAGGAGGCCGACCACCTCACTCGGTACTTGCGCAACCTGTGCTTGGCCGGAAGCGTCGTCGACATTCGGCTGGCAATGAGGTACTACAGCGGGAACGTGATAAGGCGGATGATCTTCGGAGTGAGGCACTTCGGGGCCGGCGGCCCGCACCAAGGCCCCGGAGAGGAGGAGGTGGAGCACGTGGAGGCGGCATTCTCGATGCTGTCAGTGCTCTACGCCTTTTGCCCGTCGGACTTCGTGCCGTGGCTGAGATGCTTGGATATGGAAGGCCATGAGAGGATAGCCGAGCAGGCGGCGAGCACCGTCTGCAAGTACCATGATCCGATCATCGATGAAAGGATCGAGAAGTGGAGGAGTGGAGAAAAGAAGGAGGTGGAAGACCTTCTCGACGTCATGATCTACCTCACCAACGACTCCGGCAAGCCGATGCTCAGCGCTGAGGAAATTAAAGCTCAATGCGCG GAGTTTATTTATGCCTCTGTGGACAACGTCTCAAACACAGCAGAGTGGCTGTTAGCACATTTGCTGGAACAACCTGACATCATTCGAAAAGCCATTGAGGAGTTGGATAAGGTGATCGGCAAGGAGCGGTTAGTAGTCGAATCAGACTTTGCTCAACTCCCCTACGTGAAGGCATGCGTTCGTGAGGCTCTCCGTCTCCACCCGGTCTCACCCTTCAATCCCCCTCACGTAGCCATCGACGACGCAGTTGTTTCAAACTACTTCATCCCCAAGAGGAGCATGGTGCTGTTGGGTCGAGCTGCGCTTGGGCGAAATCCCAAGGTCTGGGATGATCCGACCCGGTTCAATCCGAGAAGACACTTGATGGATGGACACCAAGAGGTGGAGCTAGCAGAGCCAGGTCTCCGAATGATATCGTTTACCACCGGGCGTCGGCAGTGCATGGGAGCTCTACTTGGAACAACGATGACCTACATGTTGATAGGAAGGGTGCTTCAAGCGTTCGAGTGGAGCTTACCTGTCGGCGAGACTAGCATCGACCTCTCAGAGGAAAGGATGAGCCTCTTCAAAGCCAAACCTCTAATGGCTTCTGCAAAGATTCGATTGCCGGATTTGTTAGAGAATCTATGA